The following are encoded in a window of Paenibacillaceae bacterium GAS479 genomic DNA:
- a CDS encoding BlaI family transcriptional regulator, penicillinase repressor, whose translation MTYEVFTVNQVQKLSETELELMEAIWECTPPVTSTELLRLFSQKGREWKGQTISTFLSRLVDKGALAATRHGRTNRYVPLISPEDYKLAETQHVLDGLYKGSVKNLISALYDGDKLSDSDIAEIKQWFSEK comes from the coding sequence ATGACGTACGAGGTGTTCACTGTGAACCAAGTTCAAAAGCTATCGGAAACTGAATTGGAATTAATGGAGGCAATTTGGGAATGTACGCCTCCGGTCACATCGACGGAATTGTTACGACTGTTTTCCCAAAAAGGGCGAGAATGGAAAGGGCAAACCATTTCCACCTTCTTATCACGATTGGTGGATAAGGGAGCGCTCGCTGCTACACGTCATGGACGAACAAACCGTTATGTGCCTCTCATTTCGCCTGAAGACTACAAGCTCGCCGAAACCCAACACGTTCTGGATGGGTTGTATAAAGGTTCGGTGAAAAACCTGATTTCGGCTTTATATGATGGCGACAAGTTGTCGGACAGCGATATCGCTGAAATCAAGCAATGGTTTTCAGAAAAGTAG